The DNA region CACGCCGAGCTCCTTCGCCCGCGAGAGGTACTCGCGGACGACGTCGAGCTGGTCGGCTTCGAGCAGCGACTTCGCCACCCCGTGGCCCTGGGCCGCGAGGAAGGTGAAGAGCATGCCGCCGCCGATGCACAGCGTGTCGACCTTGGGCAGGATGTGGTCGATGACGCCGAGCTTGTCGCTGACCTTCGACCCGCCGAGCACGACCGTGTACGGCCGTTCCGGCGAGGTGGTCAGGCGCTCGAGCACCCGCAGTTCGGTCTCGATGAGCGAACCGGCTGCGCTGGGCAGCGCGGACGCGAGCTCGTAGACCGAGGCCTGCTTGCGGTGCACGACACCGAAGCCGTCGGAGACGAACGCGTCACCGAGTGCTGCGATGCGGTCCGCCAACGCGGAGCGCGAGGCTGCGTCCTTCGAGGTCTCCTCCGGGTTGAACCGGAGGTTCTCGAGCAGCAGGACGTCACCGTCCTCGAGGGCCTCGGCGGCTGCGGTCGCCTCGTCGCCGACGGTCTCGCCGACGAACGTGAGCTCTTTGCCGAGCAGCTCGGAGAGCCGCTGGCCGACCGGCGCGAGCGAGAACTCCGGCTTGGGTTCCCCGTCGGGGCGGCCCAGGTGGGAGATCACGATGACGCGTGCGCCGGCGGTGATGAGGGTGTTGAGGGTCGTCAGGGACGCCCGCACGCGGCCGTCGTCCGTGATCGTGCCGTCCTTGAGCGGGACGTTCAGGTCACAACGGACGACGACGCGCTTGCCGGCGAGGTCGCCGAGGTCCTCGAGGGTGCGGAGGGCCATGTGTTACAGACGCTCGCCGACGTACTCGGTCAGGTCGACGAGACGGTTCGAGTAGCCCCACTCGTTGTCGTACCACGAGGTGATCTTCACGAGACCGCCGATGACCTTGGTCAGGCCGGAGTCGTAGATCGAGGAGTGCGGGTCCGTCGTGATGTCGGTCGACACCAGCGGGTCCTCGCTGTAGAGCAGGATGCCCTTGAGCGGGCCCTCTGCGGCCTCCTTGTACGCGGCGTTGATCTCGTCGACGGTGACCTCGGACTTGGTCTCGAGGGTGAGGTCGGTGATCGAGCCGGTCGGGACCGGGACGCGGAGCGCGAAGCCGTCGAGCTTGCCGGCGAGCTCCGGCATGACCTGGCCGATGGCCTTGGCGGCACCGGTCGAGGTCGGGACGATGTTCAGCGCGGCCGCACGGGCACGACGGGGGTCCTTGTGCGGGCCGTCCTGCAGGTTCTGGTCGGCGGTGTAGGCGTGGATCGTGGTCATGAGACCACGCTCGATGCCGAACTTGTCGTTGAACACCTTGGCGAGCGGCGCGAGGCTGTTCGTGGTGCAGGACGCGTTCGAGATGATGTTGTGGTTCGCCGGGTCGTACTGGTCCTCGTTCACGCCGAGGACGATGGTGACGTCGTCACCGGTGGCCGGGGCGGAGATGATGACCTTCTTGGCGCCCGCGTCGATGTGCTTCTGCGCATCGGCGGCCTTGGTGAAGAAGCCGGTCGACTCGATGACGATGTCGACGCCCAGCTCGCCCCAGGGGAGGTTGGCGGGGTCGCGCTCCGCGAGGACCTTGATGGCCTTGCCGTCGACGACGATGTTGTCGCCGTCGAGCTCGACGGAGACGCCGAGACGACCCGTGATGGAGTCGAACTTCAGCAGGTTCGCCAGAGCGGCGTTGTCGGTGAGGTCGTTCACCGCCACGATCTCGAGGTCGGAGCCCTTCGCGAGGGCGGCCCGGAAGAAGTTGCGGCCGATACGGCCGAAGCCGTTGATACCGATCTTGACGGTCAATGGATCTCCTGTTGGGTGTGGAGCGCCCGAGGGGCGCTGCTTTCGGAGGGCGCTGGCCCTGTCGGGCCCGCGTGTGGTGGACGATACGCCCCGTAACGTCGCCGTAACGACCCTAGCAGTCGGACCCTGCCAGGCAGTGCGGTGTGACGGTCCGTCCGGACGGTCGTCCGCGACGTCCGGAACGACGTCGGTGCGGCCCGTGGACGCCCCCACAGAACGGACGGGAGGCGCGGTGCCAGCTGGCACCGCGCCTCCCGTCGTGCAGGTCGGACGACCCGTCTCAGACGCCCTCGAGCTCCTCGGGGACGCTCGCTTCCGTCCCGGGGATACCGAGGTCGGACGCGCGCTTGTCGGCCATGGCGAGGAGTCGGCGGATGCGACCGGCGATGGCGTCCTTCGTCATGGGCGGGTCGGCGTGCTGGCCGAGCTCGTCGAGCGACGCGTCGCGGTGCTGCAGGCGCAGCGCGCCGGCGTACTGCAGGTGGTCGGGGACCTCGTCGCCGAGGATCTCGAGCGCGCGCTCGACGCGCGCGCAGGCGGCGACGGCGGCCTGCGCCGAACGGCGGAGGTTGGCGTCGTCGAAGTTGACGAGGCGGTTCGCGGTCGCACGGACCTCGCGACGCTGCCGCATCTCCTCCCAGTCGGCGGTGGTGCGGGCCGCACCCATCACCGTGAGCATCTGGCCGATGGCCTCGCCGTCGCGGATGACGACGCGGTGGACGCCACGGACCTCGCGGCCCTTCGCGGCGACGCCGAGACGCGACGCGGCACCGACGAGGG from Curtobacterium sp. MCJR17_020 includes:
- the gap gene encoding type I glyceraldehyde-3-phosphate dehydrogenase encodes the protein MTVKIGINGFGRIGRNFFRAALAKGSDLEIVAVNDLTDNAALANLLKFDSITGRLGVSVELDGDNIVVDGKAIKVLAERDPANLPWGELGVDIVIESTGFFTKAADAQKHIDAGAKKVIISAPATGDDVTIVLGVNEDQYDPANHNIISNASCTTNSLAPLAKVFNDKFGIERGLMTTIHAYTADQNLQDGPHKDPRRARAAALNIVPTSTGAAKAIGQVMPELAGKLDGFALRVPVPTGSITDLTLETKSEVTVDEINAAYKEAAEGPLKGILLYSEDPLVSTDITTDPHSSIYDSGLTKVIGGLVKITSWYDNEWGYSNRLVDLTEYVGERL
- a CDS encoding phosphoglycerate kinase yields the protein MALRTLEDLGDLAGKRVVVRCDLNVPLKDGTITDDGRVRASLTTLNTLITAGARVIVISHLGRPDGEPKPEFSLAPVGQRLSELLGKELTFVGETVGDEATAAAEALEDGDVLLLENLRFNPEETSKDAASRSALADRIAALGDAFVSDGFGVVHRKQASVYELASALPSAAGSLIETELRVLERLTTSPERPYTVVLGGSKVSDKLGVIDHILPKVDTLCIGGGMLFTFLAAQGHGVAKSLLEADQLDVVREYLSRAKELGVTIDLPTDVVVASGFSADAAHETVAADAIESSSFGTDGIGLDIGPETAARFASAVSGSKTVFWNGPMGVFEFPAFAAGTKTVAKALTEVDGLGVVGGGDSAAAVRSLGFSDDQFGHISTGGGASLEFLEGKSLPGLEALGWSA
- the whiA gene encoding DNA-binding protein WhiA; the encoded protein is MPLTAEVKDELARVAVNRNTVRAAELATILRFAGGLHVISGRIAVEVELDTRIIVHRVRKDLAELYGVRSEASVGSSASSRRGTRYLVRVLEAGETLARQTGLMDARRRPVRGLPNRLTTGNREDLAAIWRGAFLASGTLTDPGRAAALEVTCPGNEAAMALVGAASRLGVAAKGREVRGVHRVVIRDGEAIGQMLTVMGAARTTADWEEMRQRREVRATANRLVNFDDANLRRSAQAAVAACARVERALEILGDEVPDHLQYAGALRLQHRDASLDELGQHADPPMTKDAIAGRIRRLLAMADKRASDLGIPGTEASVPEELEGV